From the genome of Hyphobacterium sp. CCMP332:
AGCCGGATGGCGGCCAGGGAGATTGCGGATCTGGCTTCCCGGCTCAGCGTGGTCTCTCTGACCGGCATCCCCGGTATTTCCGCGCGCCGCGCCGCCATGCTGCCCTATGCCGGGCTGTTGCTGAAACGCCTGATGAAGAAGGGCAAGTTCAATCGCGTGGTCTTTTCCGCTTTCGGGGTCAGGGAGGGCGCGGTCTTCAATACCCTGCCCGAAGCGGTGCGGGGTGTGGACCCGCTCCTGTCCGGCGCTGAAGCCGTTGCGCGCCCGGCGGCTCCCAGTCCGGGCTTTGGCCGGGCAATTGCCAATTGGCTGGAGCCGGTCTTTGTCGAACGCGATACGATTTTCGGCAATCGCAGCCCGTTGATCCGCGCTGCCGCTGCGCGGCTCTGCGATGTCGGGGCGCGCCATCACCCGGATCACCGCGCCGCACTGGCGCAGGAATTGGCCCTCTATGCACCTTTCGCCGGCATCGCGCATGCCGAGCGGGCCTATATGGGGCTGGCGCTGTACCATCGATATGATGGCAAGAAAGCCCCGGCGGATGACCGCGTCTTCCTGCATTTGCTGGATGAGGAAACCCGCCAATGGGCATTGGCCTATGGTTTGGGCTTGAGGTTCTCGGCGGCGCTGTCAGGACGCTCGGAAGCCTTGCTCAGCCGGTTCTCGCTGTCATGCCATGATCGCCGCCTTGTCCTCAGCGCGCCGCAAGCCGACGCTGATCTGGTGGTGGAACGCGCGCGTTATCGCTTCGAGCAACTCGCTGAATCGCTGGATCTGGAACCGGTGGTAAAGAGCCTTTAGAGCCGCTTTCCGACGACCTTGCCTTTTTCCAGAACCAGCCCGATCTTGCCGTGCTTGAGGGCGAGGGCCGCCTCGCCAAACAGCTCGCGCCGCCAGCCCTTCAGCGCCGGAACATCGGCGGTGTCGCTGGTGGCGATCGCTTCCAGATCGGGCACCGTAGCAATCAGCCGTGACGCCACATCGGCCTCTTCGGCAACCAGTTTCAGCAGGACTTTCAGCAATTCAACGATCGCGCTGGCACCTTCGGGACGCCGGGGCGGTGGCGGCACATCCGGCGCATAGGCTTTCGGATCGGCCAGCGCCGGGGCCAGCTTTTCGATCAGGCGCTGGGCCGGGGCCGAGCGCTCGAAGCCGCGCGGCAAAGCGCGCATGCCTGTAAGATCGTCGGGCTTGGTCGGGGCCGCATGAGCGATCTCATAGAGGCCTTCATCCTTGACGATGCGCTGTCGTGGAATGTCGCGGGTCTGCGCCTCTTCCTCGCGCCAGGCCGCAGCCGCTTTCAGCCCGGCCAGCCATTTAGGACTATTCTTGCGAACCTTCAGCCGTTGCCAGGCATTTTCCGGATGCTGTTCATAAGTCGCCGGATTGGTCAGGATCGCCATTTCCTCGGCCACCCAGCTGATCCGTCCGGCCTTTTCCAGCCGGTCGCGCAGGATCGGATACATGTCGCGCAAATGCGTCACATCGGCGAGCGCATAGCCCGATTGCGCCGGTGTCAGCGGACGCCGCGCCCAGTCGGTAAACCGCGAACCCTTG
Proteins encoded in this window:
- a CDS encoding Ppx/GppA family phosphatase, producing the protein MTRPCKILTGENAVEHDLAVIDIGSNSVRLVHFRIEGRALWPVFNEKTSAGLGKGVGETGKLNPEGVEAALRTLRRFAILLDAKGVSDRIVLATAAVRDAKDGPQFIKRAKKEAGVDIAVLSGAEEAHLAGMGVIAGAPDATGAAADLGGSSLEIVPVSRGMPGEGITLPLGPLAAPDNLMLDRKAAKAWIDRILKPATPVLKQCGDTLYAVGGSWRALAHLAIAEADYPLRVIHQFQLSRMAAREIADLASRLSVVSLTGIPGISARRAAMLPYAGLLLKRLMKKGKFNRVVFSAFGVREGAVFNTLPEAVRGVDPLLSGAEAVARPAAPSPGFGRAIANWLEPVFVERDTIFGNRSPLIRAAAARLCDVGARHHPDHRAALAQELALYAPFAGIAHAERAYMGLALYHRYDGKKAPADDRVFLHLLDEETRQWALAYGLGLRFSAALSGRSEALLSRFSLSCHDRRLVLSAPQADADLVVERARYRFEQLAESLDLEPVVKSL
- the rnd gene encoding ribonuclease D — its product is MKLITTNQELEAACDALVQCDFIAVDTEFIRESTFWPQLCLIQAAGGKTEVLIDPLAEGIDLEPFYDVLADDRIMKVFHAPRQDLEIFYHMADGMIPAPIFDSQVAAMALGLGDSIAYDKLVMALLKHPIDKGSRFTDWARRPLTPAQSGYALADVTHLRDMYPILRDRLEKAGRISWVAEEMAILTNPATYEQHPENAWQRLKVRKNSPKWLAGLKAAAAWREEEAQTRDIPRQRIVKDEGLYEIAHAAPTKPDDLTGMRALPRGFERSAPAQRLIEKLAPALADPKAYAPDVPPPPRRPEGASAIVELLKVLLKLVAEEADVASRLIATVPDLEAIATSDTADVPALKGWRRELFGEAALALKHGKIGLVLEKGKVVGKRL